tcctccttcttgatccagcaagggggaaggagaggttgatggagatccagcagcacgacggcgtggtggtggatgtagcgggatctcggcagggcttcgccgagcttctgcgagagggagaggtgtagcaggggaggagggaggcgcccaaggctgtaatattgctgccctccctcccccctttatataggccccctgggagggggggcgccggccaggagcccatctgcatggggggcggcggccaggggggagacttgcccccaaaGCAAGTGGGGCGCcaccccaccctagggtttccaaccctaggcgcagggggaaggcccatggggggcgccccagcccactaagggatggttcccttcccacttcagcccatggggccctccgggataggtggccccacccggtggacccccgggacccttccggtggtcccggtacaataccgataacccccgaaactttctcggtggccgaaacttgacttcctatgtataattcttcacctccggaccattccgggactcctcgtgacgtccgggatctcatccgggactccaaacaactttcgggtttccgcatactcatatctctacaaccctagtgtcaccgaaccttaagtgtgtagaccctacgggttcgggagacatgcagacatgaccgagacgcctctccggtcaataaccaacagcgggatctggatacccatgttggctcccacatgttccacgatgatctcatcggatgaaccacgatgtcgaggattcaatcaatcccgtatacaattccctttgtcaatcggtacgttacttgcccgagattcgatcgtcggtatcccaataccttgttcaatctcgttaccggcaagtctctttactcgtaccgtaatgcatgatcccgtgactaactcctcagtcacattgagctcattatgatgatgcattaccgagtgggcccagagatacctctccgtcacacggagtgacaaatcccagtctcgatccgtgccaacccaacagacactttcggagatacccgtagtgcccctttatagtcatccagttacgttgtgacgtttggcacacccaaagcactcctacggcatccgggagttgcacgatctcatggtctaaggaaaagatacttgacattggaaaagctctagcaaacgaactacacgatctttgcgctatgcttaggattgggtcttgtccatcacatcattctcctaatgatgtgatcccgttatcaacggcatccaatgtccatagtcaggaaaccataactatctattgatcaacgagctagtcaactagaggcttactagggacacgttgtggtctatgtattcacacatgtattacgattcccggataacacaattatagcatgaacaatagacaattaccatgaacaaagaaatataataataaccatttattattgcctctagggcatatttccaacaccatcgtCCCCTGTCAAGGCCGAGCCGGAGCCGGAACCAGCGCCCGAGCCGAcccccatcgagcgctactcctggaccgGGCATGTGCGTGAGTGGGTCAGCGCGCCATCGGTCTGGTATCGGGCGACGTCGGCGCAGGAGCAGGCCTACCTCAAGCAGTGACGACAACAGCGTCTGGCTGAGGAGCGACGCCAGGGAgagtacctcgagatgctcgagTGCGACGCGGAGGAGGAGCAtcacgaggtggaggaggaggcgcgcctttCCGGCGTTGGGCCAGCCCAGCCGGCGGCGGCGGTACAACTCGCGACGGACGACGTCGCTCGAgcctgcactagtagaaaaagacccAATTGTTCCGGTTTATAAGGCCCATTTGTCTCGGTTAgggaactgggactaatgggtcggtactaaagcccaatacctttagtctcggttcttataccaaccgggacagatgtggCTCCACGTGAGcggccgacgctcatcgacctcaccggccccgacgacgaggacgaggacgcgtaGGGCAGCGCGCCTCCTCGTAGTTTTAGTTTTAATTATGTTTTAGTTAATGTAAGTGGACTCGTGGACTCTCGTCGGCCTTTGTGGCCGACATTAATGTTTTTATTTTACCCAAAATGCTTGCGTTATGTTTCTTCGCGTGACCCGAAAAATGGGTCGGTCGGTGTCGGGCGCAAGCGTTGACCCAAACGCGAAAGCGGACATGGTTGTCCGTCAGGCCAACCTAAATGGACAAAAGACGGATAAAAGCACCGTCCGTTTGAGTCGGCGCGTTGAAGTCGCTCTTAGCCAGTGTGGATCTTATCAATCTCAGAAACAAAAGATAAGTGTTAGCCAGTGCAAGTGAGTGTGTGTATAGATTACGTACTAGTATCAGATTTCCGTAAGTGTGGGATTTTTGCCCTCGAAATGAGTAAGACGAGGAAAAGAGAAGTGGATGGATAGAAGAATCTTGCCCACTTCCTTGCACCTTTAGGTCTTTTCAACCCCTTTTTGTTGGGAAAGGCCGCTGTTGTCACGTCCATATCTTGTCCTTCCCTTCAACGTTACGCTGGTAGCTGCTTTTCTTGATGGCCAACCAACAAGAAGCCTGCTATGTCGTGCTCTGCTCGTGGTCCAGGATCGAGTTGCGCCGATCGAGTCACCTAGCTTGCCAGAAAAGGGAGACGCCATGTTGGGCGTGGCCATGTCCACAGACCACAGCTAGCGCGGCTACTGCTCCGGAGCGCCTCCCCGCCCCGTGCACTGCGCCCGCTTCCGTCCCCGAGCCGCCATGGCCGTCGCCGGCGACGCCGCCCATTTCCAGAAGGTGCGGATCCAGCGAGAGGACACGGTGAGCGACTcgtctctcccttcctccctcgTTCCCTCCCTCCAGCTTCGAAAGACCATCCGTCGCCCGCTGTGATGGCTCATCCAGCTACAAAGTTCACTCTGTCAAAATATATTCCCCGCCTCTATTCTACGGTTTAGACTTTTGGATGAGTCGACTGCAGAgaatgttgaaatatattgccccgTCTCTCTTCATCAGTTCGTATATTTAGATGAGTTGGCTGAAGCACGAATTTAATACACTCCATCCAGTGACCTGCTGTGTGTGCTGTAATACGGGATGCTTTATTTATTTGTTGTTTGCAAAGAAATAAAATTGATGTCATTACGCAGATTTATACGCTTGTGCTAGTATGACTACATTGTGCCACTCGTAGTGACACAGTCACACAGTCCTGGTGCTTTTGCTCTGTGCCTTATTGCAACTTAGATTACTGTTATATAAACAGATCTGATGCTGTACATCTGCAGACCTTCGATGCCTATGTTGTCGGCAAACAGGATGCCCCCGGAGTTGTAGTGTTGCAAGAGTGGTGGGGCGTCAACAACCAGGTCAAGAACCATGCCACCCACATCTCCCAAATCGGCCATGGATACAGAGCGCTTGTTCCAGAGTACGGCGATCTATCCTgtcttgtgcttctttgcaccatTTGTTCAAGACACAGTACTCGCAAAAGCGGATGCTTCAAAAAGTGCTATCCGATCCGCTCGGAATATCATCGCTCAGTCAAATCTCAAATGCTTTGTGCGTTTACGCTTTTCTTTTTCAGTTTGTACCGTGGGAAGGTCGCTCTGGATGCTGCCGAGGCTCGGCATCTGATGGAAGGGCTAGACTGGCAGGGCGCAATCAAGGACATTCAAGCCTCGGTGAAATGGCTCAAGGAAAATGGATCACCCAAGGTAGCTTTTACCTTTGTTAAGGTTTCAAGATTTTGTATATATGTTTTCCTTATTTGAATTGTATTATATATTCTTGGTGGGTGACACGCAGATCATTTATCTTTTGGTAGATTTGTTGTGCTACCTCCCTTGCATGCATCAGTGAAAATATGTTATGTAAGTAATCATTTTGTTTGTTTGCTGCGCAAACCTTGTTGCGTGATTTTGTTGGTTAACCAGATTTGTAAACTATGCCCATTAGTGAAATCTaagatcttgttatgaaagaatcGATTTAGGTTCATGGAGGTAACGCAATCCTAACACATAATGTCATGTTTATGTTCCGTTGAAATACAGCGCGTAAGTAATGGTTGACATATTTTTTTCTATTCTTCTTAGGTTGGTGTTACTGGTTATTGCATGGGAGGTGCACTGGCAATCGCGAGTGGAGTTTTGGTACCGGAGGTTGATGCTGTTGTTGCTTTCTACGGGACACCATCGTCGAAGTTTGTTGATCCTTCCAGGGCTCTGGCTCCAATCCAGGCTCATTTTGGGGAGCTCGACACTTATGTCGGGTTTGCCGATGTGACCGTAAGACCTTCCTTGACCTTAGTTCTCGGTATTGTTTAATAAAACAATATCGATGCTTATTTGTTTCCATAGGGAGTTAGAAACTGGAAAATAGTTTGTTAATTcagataataaaaataaaaatagatagCATTGCCATGGTGATGTTTCAGGCGGCCAAGTCGTTGGAGGAGAAGCTCAAGTCTTGTGGGGTACCACATGAAGTGCACATATACCCTGGATGCTCCCATGCCTTCATGAACACATCACCTGAGGCTCTCAAGAATCAGGGAGCCATTGACCTGGCATGGTCCCGCTTTGCTACATGGATGGCTCGTTTCCTGTGATCTATATCAGAGCCATCACCACATCTGAACCTGAGGTGTATATTGTCTCGAGTCACGACGACTAACGCGAATAAGATGTTTAGTACGTGCGTAAAACATGCAGTCATTGTCCAATCCAGACAACTTTTGCTTGTGTTATGCTACGTGAACTCATCATGGTTATCTTTTGTGGATGATGAGGTAATTTGGTGTGCGTTTCTCCAGTTTATTGTTGTCATTTCAGGCTGCGTTGGTTGGAATTGTAGGGTGAAACGCTTTCAAACATTTCATATAAATTTGTTTGGGTTTCAACTGACTTTTTTtgttggttggttggttggttgggGTTGCAAAGTGTTACACTTTCAAACATTTCATGTAAGTTTATTTAAACAGGTTCTCGCATTGAAGCCCTCGTTGCAATGAATTCAACTGATCGAGAGTCTCTCAGGTTTCACTCTTCCTTGCAAGGCATTTTGGATCGTGAATACTTGCCCTGTTCCAAAATGTATTGTTGTTGTGTTTTCCGATCTCGGGAGTCTCTCGGTTTTCACTCTTCCTTGCAAAGCATTTTGGATCGTGAATACTTGCCATGTTCCAAAATGTATTGTTGTTGTGTTTTCTGATCTTCGGGAGTCTCTCGGTTTTCACTCTTCCTTGCAAAGCATTTTGGATTGTCAATACTTGAAAATATATTGTTGCCGtaagtcaaactttgtaatttTGACCAAGTATACATATAGCAATATATATATGCCATGCACATATATTTTGCTGGTGATTTTGTGATGCATGCCATGCACATGCAGGCGATCTATTTTTCTCTTTTTATAATGCTTCTGTCTACTGACCGGACCCCAGATGCAGAGAACACCCGGTTCAGCTCAGGAGCGTCCAAAATTCTGTTGTTTTCACGGGATCGGCCCCAGCGAACCGAATCCCGAGGCTCCTCCTCGTGGGCCGGCGGTCGACGACGAGATCTTTCCCGGTTCCCGGAGGCGCAAAAGCGGCGGCCGGTTTCCTCCGCTGGGCTACTACCTGCACAGCTCGCTCTCTCCGCGTTGTCGCGCACGTCGGCAGGTCGGCAACCGGCGAAAGGCCTGCCTATCTCCGACAGCTGAACGTGCACGGCGaggcgccatgaatcatcggcgtccCCTGCGTGTCACCCAGCTTGCTTTAGCTCGTGTGCACGCGGCATCCGGAGATGCGTCCGATCGTGATGATGAGGGCAAGTTCGCATCGGAAAGCTACATGCCGTCCGTCCGGCCGTCCGGAGGCGCGCGGCTTTCCGGCCACAACTGTGAAATGTCTGTCTCCGCGCGCTGATTGCTGCCTGCTGCAGTCTATCATCGAGATGAAATGTTGTTTTAGCGAAAGGTGACGTTCCCCTGGACAGCGAGGTGCATATGCAGTTTTCCGTCCATCTGACGTATGCATTGTGCCACTTAGAAAAAAAATCTTTAGAAAAAGGATTGTGCATACGCAACAATGAACTAACATGTCAGAAATGGCGGCTGAATCGATAAGTTGCATTTCTAAAAGAAAATTATTGACAATGGCCATATGGTGTGGTGTGTCCGTGTGTGGACAGAGTAACACACGTCGGCGTCGCCGTTTCACAGCCTCCATCCTCTTTTTTTCTTCAGGCGCGTGAAAGCGGCGAGGAATGTGTATTTTAATTAacatcttcttcttttttcttgctTGCTTGGTTGATTCATTCATTCGTCCGTTCCTAGGTTGGgtgtatcatcagatcaaaatatTGAAAAGTTGTAGATTGAATCAAACCACACCATGGTTTCCGAAGAAACAATCGGGAAGCAGGTGCAACCACGAATTCAGAACAAGGTTCTTTCTTGTGCACAACAAGTGCAACTGTAGAAAAAAGACGG
This region of Triticum aestivum cultivar Chinese Spring chromosome 2D, IWGSC CS RefSeq v2.1, whole genome shotgun sequence genomic DNA includes:
- the LOC123051091 gene encoding protein usf — encoded protein: MAVAGDAAHFQKVRIQREDTTFDAYVVGKQDAPGVVVLQEWWGVNNQVKNHATHISQIGHGYRALVPDLYRGKVALDAAEARHLMEGLDWQGAIKDIQASVKWLKENGSPKVGVTGYCMGGALAIASGVLVPEVDAVVAFYGTPSSKFVDPSRALAPIQAHFGELDTYVGFADVTAAKSLEEKLKSCGVPHEVHIYPGCSHAFMNTSPEALKNQGAIDLAWSRFATWMARFL